In one window of Burkholderia sp. NRF60-BP8 DNA:
- a CDS encoding tetratricopeptide repeat protein, which translates to MSVRREAAPMAGAVPGAAAMPLHAVLADALRNARTRLEQRDFAGAGRLYEGVLTMAPDHVEALHLLGLVHLQLGDPARAEPLIARSMKFGLNQPWNLANHAAALTGVGRHRDALALADRALATDPDHAPSHAARGDALLGLGQYDAALAAYDRALVREPAHATAWRKRGETLRRLERPADALISIERALRIDPNDAAANIERGHALRALGHREQALHSYQLAMVVRGKTPELVYACGVVMTELGRPADALACLDEGLARLPNDEQLLYASCVALDLLHARDELLKRCDRLLALNRDHVAAWVGRGNALLGLERHAEAAEAYAHALARDSDDIDARRNRAAALRALGRFDDALADYDAALALTGPHVELHYNRALALQQLGRYDEALASHAAAAGAPADTAQALFTRALAHQHIGDDDAALTDYADACRRDPNHGAARRSLAFCLLLAGDFDAGWRQHEARWEAADVMLHRRHADRPRWTGDEPLAGRTLLLHAEQGYGDTLQFCRYASLAHDLGATVIVEAPAALGELLGTLRGVSRVVTEGQPMPAFDLQCPLMSLPYAFRTTLDTVPADVPYLRADARRRAAWVQRLDALAPSGRLRVGLAWSGNPRHANDENRSIPFAALAPLVGCGALDVTFVSLQPQVRARDADAFASSAVLSFADALTDFSETAALVDTLDLVIGVDTSVAHLAGALGRPVWVLLPRVPDWRWLLERDDCPWYPSARLFRQARPGDWPAAVERVAAALGAAARTRAQPA; encoded by the coding sequence ATGAGTGTGCGCCGCGAGGCCGCGCCGATGGCCGGTGCCGTACCGGGCGCCGCGGCCATGCCGCTGCATGCGGTGCTCGCCGACGCGCTGCGCAATGCGCGCACACGTCTCGAACAGCGCGACTTCGCGGGGGCCGGGCGACTCTACGAAGGCGTACTGACGATGGCGCCGGATCATGTCGAAGCGCTGCACCTGCTGGGCCTCGTGCATCTGCAGCTCGGCGATCCCGCAAGGGCGGAGCCGCTGATCGCGCGCTCGATGAAGTTCGGACTGAACCAGCCGTGGAACCTGGCGAACCACGCGGCGGCGCTGACCGGTGTCGGCCGTCATCGCGACGCACTCGCACTCGCCGATCGCGCGCTCGCGACCGATCCGGACCATGCGCCGTCGCATGCGGCACGCGGCGATGCGCTACTCGGGCTCGGGCAATACGACGCGGCGCTCGCGGCCTACGATCGGGCGCTCGTGCGCGAACCGGCGCACGCCACCGCGTGGCGCAAGCGCGGCGAGACGCTGCGGCGGCTCGAGCGGCCCGCCGATGCGCTGATCAGCATCGAGCGCGCGTTGCGGATCGACCCGAACGATGCGGCCGCGAACATCGAGCGCGGACATGCGCTGCGCGCGCTCGGCCATCGCGAGCAAGCGCTGCACAGCTATCAGCTTGCGATGGTCGTGCGCGGCAAGACGCCCGAGCTCGTCTACGCATGCGGCGTCGTGATGACCGAACTCGGCCGCCCGGCCGACGCGCTCGCGTGTCTCGACGAAGGGCTCGCGCGACTGCCGAACGACGAGCAGCTGCTGTACGCGAGTTGCGTCGCGCTGGATCTGCTGCACGCCCGCGACGAATTGCTGAAGCGCTGCGACCGGCTGCTCGCGTTGAATCGCGACCACGTCGCGGCGTGGGTCGGGCGCGGCAATGCGCTGCTGGGGCTCGAGCGCCATGCGGAAGCCGCAGAAGCCTACGCGCATGCGCTGGCGCGCGATTCCGACGATATCGACGCGCGCCGCAACCGCGCGGCCGCGCTGCGTGCGCTCGGCCGGTTCGACGACGCGCTCGCCGATTACGACGCGGCGCTGGCGCTGACGGGCCCGCATGTGGAACTGCATTACAACCGCGCGCTCGCGCTGCAGCAGCTCGGCCGTTACGACGAGGCGCTCGCGAGCCATGCGGCGGCGGCCGGCGCGCCCGCGGACACGGCGCAGGCCTTGTTCACGCGTGCGCTGGCGCACCAGCACATCGGCGACGACGACGCGGCGCTGACCGACTATGCGGACGCATGCCGACGCGATCCAAATCATGGGGCCGCTCGTCGCTCGCTAGCGTTCTGCCTGCTGCTCGCGGGCGATTTCGACGCAGGCTGGCGGCAGCACGAGGCGCGCTGGGAGGCGGCCGACGTGATGCTGCACCGGCGTCATGCGGACCGGCCGCGGTGGACCGGCGACGAACCGCTCGCGGGCCGCACGCTGCTGCTGCATGCCGAGCAGGGATACGGCGACACGCTGCAGTTCTGCCGCTACGCAAGCCTCGCACATGACCTCGGCGCGACCGTGATCGTCGAGGCGCCGGCCGCGCTCGGCGAACTGCTCGGCACGTTGCGCGGCGTGAGCCGGGTCGTCACCGAAGGGCAGCCGATGCCGGCGTTCGACCTGCAGTGTCCGCTGATGAGCCTGCCGTATGCGTTCCGCACGACGCTCGATACGGTGCCGGCCGACGTGCCGTACCTGCGCGCCGATGCGCGAAGGCGCGCTGCGTGGGTGCAGCGGCTCGATGCACTTGCGCCGTCGGGCCGATTGCGGGTCGGGCTCGCGTGGTCCGGCAATCCGCGTCATGCGAACGACGAGAATCGCTCGATACCGTTCGCCGCGCTCGCGCCGCTCGTCGGGTGCGGTGCGCTCGACGTGACGTTCGTGAGCCTGCAGCCGCAGGTGCGGGCCCGGGATGCCGATGCGTTCGCCTCAAGCGCCGTGCTGTCGTTCGCGGACGCGCTCACGGATTTCTCCGAGACGGCGGCGCTGGTCGACACGCTGGATCTGGTGATCGGCGTCGACACGTCGGTCGCGCATCTGGCCGGCGCGCTCGGGCGGCCCGTCTGGGTGCTGCTGCCGCGCGTGCCGGACTGGCGCTGGCTGCTCGAACGCGACGACTGCCCGTGGTATCCGTCCGCGAGGTTGTTCCGGCAGGCGCGGCCCGGCGACTGGCCGGCGGCGGTCGAGCGGGTGGCTGCCGCGCTCGGCGCAGCGGCTCGCACGCGCGCCCAACCGGCGTGA
- a CDS encoding tetratricopeptide repeat protein produces the protein MTPNGEGTTLASAPVAPDRRPPDAAQLDRLLLRARKAHHDGALQHAEHAYTELLTLDPEHPEALHLLGAVRFQQGRLADAEPLMRRSIERQPAPLALANYAAVLTGLGRAHDALARLDEALEINPVHQRVLFQRAGLLAQLARYDDACAVYDRLLALTPGFADGYVKRSDMLRALGRHDDALADCDRSIALAGRSFDAMRGRGLALRELGRFRDAVDSYGHALAQTPGSAEVLFLRGVAYLDLHEPERALADFNAAIAASPTFVDAIFNSSIALEQLGRHDEALVRCDRVLAIDPHHARALANRGNAASHLERYRDAVDSYARALDVEPESPGVLCNYASALMRVERHDDARDMCDRALALAENYVPAWFTRGRAALETHRYAAALDDFARVIDATPCDKLAHFHKGNALRALRRHDDARQAYADAIDIDPDYVLAHCMRAFLCLSIGDFEAGWAEYEWRWRDTQLDASRRTFAQPRWTHGMPLDGKTILLYPEQGLGDTLQFCRYVPLVKALGARVVLEAPVELKTLFTTLDGVDTLVARGEPLPPFDLHCPLLSLPLEFRTDLASIPAGIPYLAADPVRVAQWRERLGAVTRPRIGVVWSGNPLHLNDRNRSMTLADLLPLFDDRYEWISLQKVVRDDDRPVLDASAVRFVGDALHDFADTAALTALMDGIVSVDTSVAHLAGALGRPLALMIPHTPDFRWLLDRDDSPWYPSARLFRQPEGGQWAPVVERIAAELPALVGGGAQ, from the coding sequence ATGACACCGAACGGGGAAGGGACGACACTCGCGAGCGCGCCGGTCGCGCCGGATCGCCGTCCGCCCGACGCCGCGCAACTCGACCGGCTGCTCTTGCGTGCGCGCAAGGCACACCACGACGGCGCGCTGCAGCACGCGGAACACGCTTATACCGAATTGCTGACGCTCGATCCCGAGCATCCGGAGGCGCTGCACCTGCTCGGCGCGGTGCGCTTCCAGCAAGGGCGGCTGGCCGATGCCGAACCGCTGATGCGGCGCTCGATCGAGCGCCAGCCGGCGCCGCTCGCGCTCGCGAATTACGCGGCGGTGCTGACCGGGCTCGGGCGCGCGCACGACGCGCTCGCGCGGCTCGACGAAGCGCTCGAGATCAATCCGGTCCATCAGCGCGTGCTGTTTCAGCGTGCGGGCCTGCTCGCGCAACTCGCGCGGTACGACGACGCGTGTGCGGTCTACGATCGGCTGCTCGCGCTGACGCCCGGTTTTGCCGACGGCTATGTGAAGCGCAGCGACATGCTGCGCGCGCTCGGCCGCCACGACGACGCGCTCGCCGACTGCGATCGCTCGATCGCGCTGGCCGGGCGTTCGTTCGACGCGATGCGCGGGCGCGGCCTCGCGCTGCGCGAACTCGGCCGCTTCCGCGATGCGGTCGACAGCTACGGCCACGCACTCGCGCAGACGCCCGGCAGCGCCGAGGTGCTGTTCCTGCGCGGCGTCGCGTATCTGGATCTGCACGAGCCCGAACGCGCGCTCGCGGATTTCAACGCGGCGATCGCGGCGAGCCCGACCTTCGTCGATGCGATCTTCAACAGTTCGATCGCACTCGAGCAGCTCGGCCGGCACGACGAGGCGCTCGTGCGCTGCGACCGCGTGCTCGCGATCGATCCGCACCATGCGCGGGCGCTGGCGAACCGCGGCAATGCGGCCAGTCATCTGGAGCGTTATCGCGACGCGGTCGACAGCTATGCGCGTGCGCTCGACGTGGAACCGGAGAGCCCCGGCGTGCTGTGCAACTATGCGAGCGCGCTGATGCGCGTCGAGCGTCACGACGACGCGCGCGACATGTGCGACCGCGCGCTAGCGCTTGCCGAAAACTATGTGCCGGCGTGGTTCACGCGCGGCCGCGCGGCGCTCGAAACGCATCGCTACGCGGCCGCGCTCGACGATTTCGCGCGCGTGATCGACGCGACGCCGTGCGACAAGCTCGCGCACTTCCACAAGGGCAATGCGTTGCGCGCGCTGCGGCGTCACGACGACGCGCGGCAGGCGTATGCGGATGCGATCGACATCGATCCCGACTACGTGCTCGCGCACTGCATGCGCGCGTTCCTGTGTTTGTCGATCGGCGATTTCGAAGCCGGCTGGGCCGAGTACGAATGGCGCTGGCGCGACACGCAGCTCGACGCGAGCCGGCGCACGTTCGCGCAGCCGCGCTGGACGCACGGGATGCCGCTCGACGGCAAGACGATCCTGCTGTACCCGGAACAGGGGCTCGGCGACACGCTGCAGTTCTGCCGCTACGTCCCGCTCGTGAAGGCGCTCGGCGCGCGCGTCGTGCTCGAAGCGCCGGTCGAGCTGAAGACGCTGTTCACGACGCTCGACGGCGTCGACACGCTCGTCGCGCGCGGCGAGCCGCTGCCGCCGTTCGACCTGCATTGCCCGCTGCTGAGCCTGCCGCTCGAGTTTCGCACGGACCTCGCGTCGATTCCGGCCGGCATACCGTATCTGGCCGCCGACCCCGTGCGTGTCGCGCAGTGGCGCGAACGGCTCGGCGCAGTGACGCGGCCGCGCATCGGCGTCGTGTGGTCCGGCAACCCGCTGCACCTGAACGACCGCAACCGCTCGATGACGCTCGCGGATCTGCTGCCGCTGTTCGACGACCGTTACGAGTGGATCAGCCTGCAAAAGGTGGTCCGCGACGACGATCGGCCGGTGCTCGACGCGAGTGCGGTGCGCTTCGTCGGCGACGCACTCCATGACTTCGCCGATACGGCGGCGCTGACCGCGCTGATGGACGGCATCGTCAGCGTCGATACGTCCGTCGCGCACCTTGCCGGCGCACTCGGCCGGCCGCTCGCGCTGATGATCCCGCATACGCCCGATTTCCGCTGGCTGCTCGATCGCGACGACAGCCCGTGGTATCCGTCGGCGCGGCTGTTCCGCCAGCCCGAGGGCGGGCAGTGGGCGCCCGTCGTCGAGCGGATCGCGGCCGAGTTGCCGGCGCTCGTCGGCGGAGGCGCGCAATGA